One genomic segment of Pandoraea thiooxydans includes these proteins:
- the nirB gene encoding nitrite reductase large subunit NirB, protein MRKMKLVMVGNGMAGVRAIEELLKLAPDMYEITVFGAEPHPNYNRILLSPVLAGEQTVEQIVLNSFEWYRDNGITLHAGKKVTRIDRVRRQVSTDDGIVCDYDRLLLATGSDPFILPVPGRDLDGVLAYRDIADTQAMIDASSRYRSAVVVGGGLLGLEAANGLAARGMQVTVVHLAEWLLERQLDRTAGDLLRQSLEARGLHFKLGAQTAALLGTEPGQNGRVRAVRLAGGEEIPADLVVMAVGIRPNTALAEAAGIHCQRGIVVNDTMQTFDPRIYAVGECVSHRGIAYGLVAPLFEQARVCANHLAHFGIGRYTGSVTSTKLKVTGIDLFSAGDFMGSPGAEEITLADPLGGVYKKLVVKDDKLIGACLYGDTVDSAWYFKLLREGRDIAEIRDSLMFGEANLGDAGHGGAERAMQMADTAEVCGCNGVCKGTIVQAIKQQGLFTLEDVRKHTKASASCGSCTGLVEQILMSTLGGDYSAAPKQKALCGCTDHTHEQVRQAIREHELFSLDAAMRFLEWRTPNGCATCRPALNYYLISTWPHQAKDDPQARFINERAHANIQKDGTYSVVPRMWGGVTTSAELRRIADVVDKYQVPAVKVTGGQRIDLLGVKKEDLPAIWADLGMPSGHAYAKALRTVKTCVGSEWCRFGTQDSTRMGQELERALWRMYAPHKVKLAVSGCPRNCAESGIKDVGIIGVDSGWEIYVAGNGGIKTEVAQFLVKVKTHEEVLEYAGAFLQLYREEGWYLERTVHYVGRVGLDYVKKRVLDDAANRRALWERLQFALRDEPDPWHQPAEAAVDLRQFEPLTLA, encoded by the coding sequence ATGCGGAAGATGAAACTGGTGATGGTGGGTAACGGCATGGCCGGCGTGCGCGCCATCGAGGAACTCCTCAAACTCGCCCCGGACATGTACGAGATCACTGTGTTCGGCGCCGAGCCGCACCCGAATTACAACCGGATCCTGCTCTCGCCGGTGCTCGCCGGCGAGCAGACCGTCGAGCAGATCGTGCTCAACTCGTTCGAGTGGTATCGCGACAACGGCATCACGCTGCATGCAGGCAAGAAGGTCACCAGGATCGACCGCGTGCGGCGCCAGGTCAGTACCGACGACGGCATCGTCTGCGACTACGATCGTCTGTTGCTGGCGACCGGCTCCGATCCATTCATTTTGCCGGTGCCGGGTCGCGACCTGGACGGGGTGCTGGCCTACCGGGACATCGCCGACACGCAGGCCATGATCGACGCGAGTTCGCGCTATCGCAGCGCGGTGGTCGTCGGCGGCGGGCTGCTCGGCCTGGAAGCGGCCAACGGTCTGGCCGCGCGCGGCATGCAGGTCACGGTGGTGCATCTGGCCGAGTGGCTGCTCGAGCGCCAGCTCGATCGCACCGCCGGTGACCTGCTCAGGCAATCGCTCGAAGCGCGCGGCCTGCACTTCAAACTGGGTGCGCAAACCGCCGCGTTGCTGGGCACCGAGCCCGGCCAGAACGGCCGCGTGCGCGCCGTGCGCCTGGCCGGCGGCGAGGAAATTCCCGCCGACCTGGTGGTCATGGCCGTCGGCATCCGGCCCAATACCGCACTGGCCGAGGCGGCCGGCATTCACTGCCAGCGCGGCATCGTCGTCAACGACACGATGCAGACGTTCGATCCGCGCATTTACGCGGTCGGCGAATGCGTCAGCCATCGCGGCATCGCCTACGGGTTGGTGGCGCCGCTGTTCGAACAGGCCAGGGTGTGCGCCAATCACCTCGCGCATTTCGGCATCGGCCGCTACACCGGTTCGGTCACCTCGACCAAGCTCAAGGTCACCGGTATCGATCTGTTCTCGGCGGGCGATTTCATGGGCAGCCCCGGCGCCGAGGAAATCACGCTGGCAGACCCGCTGGGCGGTGTCTACAAAAAGCTCGTGGTCAAGGATGACAAGCTGATCGGCGCCTGCCTGTACGGCGACACCGTCGACAGCGCCTGGTATTTCAAGCTGCTGCGCGAAGGGCGCGACATCGCCGAGATTCGCGACAGCCTGATGTTCGGCGAAGCCAATCTGGGTGACGCCGGCCACGGCGGCGCCGAGCGCGCGATGCAAATGGCCGACACCGCCGAAGTGTGCGGCTGCAACGGCGTTTGCAAGGGCACCATCGTGCAGGCCATCAAACAGCAGGGCCTGTTCACGCTCGAGGACGTGCGCAAGCACACCAAAGCCTCGGCGTCGTGCGGTTCGTGCACCGGTCTGGTCGAACAGATCCTGATGAGCACGCTGGGTGGCGACTACTCGGCCGCGCCCAAGCAAAAGGCCTTGTGCGGCTGCACCGACCACACCCATGAGCAAGTGCGGCAAGCCATTCGCGAGCACGAGTTGTTCTCGCTCGATGCGGCCATGCGCTTTCTCGAATGGCGCACGCCCAACGGCTGCGCGACCTGCCGCCCGGCGCTCAACTATTACCTGATCAGCACCTGGCCGCATCAGGCCAAGGACGACCCGCAGGCGCGTTTCATCAACGAGCGCGCGCACGCCAATATCCAAAAGGATGGCACCTACTCGGTGGTGCCGCGCATGTGGGGCGGCGTGACCACCTCGGCCGAACTGCGCCGCATTGCCGACGTGGTCGACAAATACCAGGTGCCCGCGGTGAAGGTCACGGGCGGCCAGCGCATCGATCTGCTCGGCGTGAAGAAAGAAGACCTGCCGGCCATCTGGGCCGACCTCGGCATGCCGTCAGGCCATGCCTATGCCAAGGCACTGCGCACCGTCAAGACTTGCGTCGGCTCCGAGTGGTGCCGCTTCGGCACCCAGGATTCGACCCGCATGGGCCAGGAACTGGAGCGCGCGCTGTGGCGCATGTATGCGCCGCACAAGGTCAAGCTGGCCGTGTCGGGCTGTCCGCGCAATTGCGCGGAGTCGGGCATCAAGGATGTCGGCATCATCGGCGTCGACTCGGGCTGGGAGATCTACGTGGCCGGCAACGGCGGCATCAAGACCGAAGTCGCGCAGTTTCTCGTCAAGGTCAAGACCCACGAGGAAGTGCTCGAATATGCCGGGGCCTTTTTGCAGCTGTATCGCGAAGAAGGCTGGTATCTCGAGCGCACCGTGCACTACGTCGGCCGGGTCGGACTCGATTATGTCAAGAAGCGGGTGCTCGACGATGCGGCCAACCGGCGCGCGCTGTGGGAGCGCCTGCAGTTCGCGCTGCGCGACGAGCCCGATCCGTGGCATCAGCCGGCCGAGGCCGCCGTCGACCTGCGCCAGTTCGAACCGCTCACGCTGGCTTGA
- a CDS encoding LysR family transcriptional regulator: MDRLDELSVLIAILDAGSLAAAGRRLRRSPPAVTRILTALEARVGMRLVERSTRHLSATEAGARLAEHARRLLADYEAAVREGADAPLHGRLRVTAPRIFGRRHVTPVVTSYLDKYPAMRVELVLSDANLDLIEEGLDVAVRIGTLVDASLVARRVGEVRRVWVASPEYLARRGRPSAPGDLGAHDVVYTASRPVAPEWRFRHAGSEQVVSLTPRLTVNAIDATLLAVKSHRGIGRVLSYQVVDDLAAGTLVRLLAEYEPPPLPVHLVMPSARHMAPKLRAFLDHAAEQLGRLDVISATALKLMA; the protein is encoded by the coding sequence ATGGATCGACTCGATGAACTCAGCGTACTGATCGCCATCCTCGACGCCGGCAGTCTGGCTGCCGCAGGGCGTCGGCTGCGCCGTTCGCCGCCGGCGGTCACGCGGATCCTGACGGCGCTCGAAGCGCGTGTGGGCATGCGCCTGGTCGAGCGCTCCACACGCCATCTGAGCGCGACCGAGGCTGGCGCGCGGCTGGCCGAGCATGCGCGCCGCCTGCTGGCCGACTACGAGGCGGCAGTGCGCGAAGGCGCCGATGCGCCGCTGCACGGCAGGCTGCGTGTCACGGCGCCGCGTATTTTCGGGCGGCGCCATGTCACGCCGGTGGTGACCAGCTACCTCGACAAATATCCTGCGATGCGGGTCGAGCTGGTGCTCAGCGACGCCAATCTGGATTTGATCGAAGAGGGGCTCGACGTGGCGGTACGGATCGGGACGCTCGTCGACGCCAGCCTGGTGGCGCGCCGCGTCGGCGAAGTCCGGCGCGTGTGGGTCGCCAGCCCCGAGTATCTGGCGCGGCGCGGCCGGCCGAGCGCGCCGGGCGACCTGGGCGCGCACGACGTGGTTTATACGGCAAGCCGGCCGGTGGCGCCGGAGTGGCGTTTCCGGCATGCCGGGAGCGAGCAGGTGGTGTCACTCACGCCGCGTCTGACGGTCAATGCAATCGATGCGACACTGCTGGCCGTAAAAAGTCACCGTGGCATCGGCCGCGTGCTTTCATACCAGGTGGTCGACGATCTTGCGGCCGGCACGCTGGTGCGCCTGCTTGCCGAGTACGAACCGCCGCCGCTGCCGGTGCATCTGGTGATGCCCAGCGCGCGGCACATGGCGCCGAAGCTGCGCGCATTTCTCGACCATGCCGCCGAGCAACTCGGTAGGCTCGATGTAATCAGTGCCACTGCGCTGAAGCTCATGGCGTGA
- a CDS encoding nitrate reductase, whose protein sequence is MADSTPAKPVARRTRSTCCYCGVGCGVLIDSLHHPDGREEIVGVAGDPDHPANFGRLCTKGSTLHLTAAPHRYTQVRAAQPALRHSRADALAPAGWDDALDHVAQRLADIVQRHGPDAVAFYVSGQLLTEDYYVFNKLAKGLIGTNNIDSNSRLCMSSAVAGYKAAFGVDAPPCSYEDIELAGTVFIAGANPAYAHPVLFRRLEEARARHPAMRVIVADPRRTDTAQSADLFLPLQPGTDVALFHGMLHVMLWEGLIDRAYIDGHTEDFEALRAVVHEFTPSVAARLCGLQADDIVTAARWFAQGPTLSLYCQGLNQSSSGTAKNRALINLHLATGQIGKPGAGPFSLTGQPNAMGGREVGAMANLLSGHRNLGNPAHRAEIARLWDVPSVPMQPGKTAVEIFDGLRDGTIKAVWIACTNPAQSLPSQTAVRAALGQAEFVVVQEAYRNTATVPYADVLLPATTWGEKEGTVTNSERCISRVRAAVAPFGEARHDWRIVCDAARRLEARLRPGQATLFPYDSPEAIWLEHRATTVGRDLDIGGLSYALLETEGPQQWPFPEGATQGRQRLYSQGRFHTGDGRARFADVPYTPVAEAVDARYPFSLSTGRLRDQWHGMSRTGSLEQSFGHVAEPSVDLHPRDVERLGLREGAFVHLTSRRGSQILPVRATDSVAPGQAFVAMHWGEEYVSGVAGRQAAFGVNSLTLPALDPQSLQPELKHSAVKILPAELPWQWVVFAWLPADEVLLRQMHLRRYFKCFPYASCVPFGRSGGAQSGLLWRVAGYERADDALQQEIETLFGLAGAPQAKVLSYRDRQRGTMRRLRIEDGTLQAVSLAGDVSAAGWLREMLESAQTTSTLGRLLLLPSRTAPAGVQPRGKTVCNCNGVTETQINACLADRQGPPEARLRALQDALKCGTTCGSCLPELRRMVAPAVTP, encoded by the coding sequence ATGGCCGACAGCACACCCGCCAAACCCGTCGCACGCCGCACCCGCTCGACCTGCTGTTATTGCGGGGTCGGTTGCGGCGTGCTGATCGACAGCCTGCACCACCCGGACGGCCGTGAGGAAATCGTCGGAGTCGCCGGCGACCCTGACCACCCGGCCAATTTCGGCCGGCTGTGCACCAAGGGCAGCACCTTGCATTTGACCGCCGCGCCGCATCGCTATACCCAGGTGCGCGCGGCGCAACCCGCGCTGCGGCACAGCCGCGCCGACGCACTGGCGCCGGCCGGCTGGGACGACGCGCTCGACCATGTCGCGCAGCGCCTGGCCGACATCGTGCAACGGCACGGACCCGACGCCGTCGCCTTTTATGTGTCCGGCCAATTGCTCACGGAAGACTATTACGTCTTCAACAAGCTGGCCAAAGGCCTGATCGGCACCAACAACATCGACTCGAACTCACGGCTGTGCATGAGTTCGGCCGTAGCCGGCTATAAGGCCGCATTCGGCGTCGACGCGCCGCCTTGCAGCTACGAGGACATTGAATTGGCCGGCACGGTTTTCATCGCCGGAGCCAATCCCGCCTACGCTCACCCCGTGCTTTTCCGTCGGCTCGAAGAGGCGCGCGCCCGGCACCCGGCCATGCGCGTGATCGTCGCCGATCCGCGCCGCACCGATACCGCGCAAAGTGCCGACTTGTTTCTGCCGCTGCAACCCGGCACCGATGTTGCGCTGTTCCACGGCATGCTGCACGTGATGCTGTGGGAGGGCTTGATCGATCGTGCCTATATCGACGGGCACACGGAAGATTTCGAAGCGCTGCGCGCCGTCGTGCATGAGTTCACGCCCAGCGTGGCCGCGCGGTTATGCGGCCTGCAGGCCGACGATATCGTCACCGCCGCGCGCTGGTTCGCCCAAGGCCCGACGCTGTCGCTGTATTGCCAGGGATTGAATCAATCGTCGAGCGGCACCGCGAAGAATCGCGCGCTGATCAATCTGCACCTGGCCACCGGGCAGATCGGCAAACCCGGCGCCGGCCCGTTCTCGCTGACCGGCCAGCCCAACGCGATGGGCGGACGCGAGGTCGGCGCGATGGCCAACCTGCTGTCGGGCCACCGCAATCTCGGCAACCCGGCGCATCGGGCCGAAATCGCCCGCCTGTGGGACGTGCCGAGCGTGCCGATGCAACCCGGCAAAACCGCCGTCGAGATTTTCGACGGGCTGCGCGACGGCACCATCAAGGCCGTTTGGATCGCCTGCACCAACCCCGCGCAATCGCTGCCGTCGCAAACCGCCGTGCGCGCGGCGCTGGGCCAGGCCGAGTTCGTGGTGGTGCAGGAGGCCTATCGCAACACCGCCACGGTGCCCTACGCCGACGTGTTGCTGCCGGCCACCACCTGGGGCGAGAAGGAAGGCACGGTCACCAATTCGGAGCGCTGCATCTCGCGCGTGCGCGCGGCGGTGGCGCCGTTCGGCGAGGCCCGCCACGACTGGCGGATCGTGTGCGACGCGGCACGGCGCCTCGAGGCGCGCCTGCGCCCCGGGCAAGCCACGCTGTTCCCGTACGACTCGCCAGAAGCGATCTGGCTCGAGCACCGTGCCACCACGGTGGGCCGCGATCTCGATATCGGCGGGCTCTCATACGCGCTGCTCGAGACCGAAGGACCTCAGCAGTGGCCTTTTCCAGAAGGAGCCACGCAAGGCCGGCAGCGCCTGTACAGCCAGGGCCGCTTTCATACCGGCGACGGCCGCGCACGATTTGCCGACGTGCCATATACGCCTGTGGCCGAAGCCGTCGATGCGCGCTATCCGTTTTCGCTGAGTACCGGCCGCCTGCGCGACCAGTGGCATGGCATGAGCCGCACCGGCTCGCTCGAACAGTCTTTTGGGCATGTGGCGGAGCCCAGCGTCGACCTGCATCCGCGTGACGTCGAACGGCTCGGATTGCGAGAAGGCGCGTTCGTGCATCTGACCTCGCGGCGCGGCAGCCAGATCCTGCCGGTACGCGCCACCGACAGCGTGGCGCCCGGGCAAGCCTTCGTGGCAATGCATTGGGGCGAGGAATACGTCTCGGGCGTGGCCGGCCGGCAAGCCGCCTTCGGCGTGAACAGCCTGACGCTGCCCGCGCTCGACCCGCAGTCGCTGCAGCCCGAACTGAAGCACAGCGCGGTCAAGATTCTGCCAGCCGAGTTGCCATGGCAATGGGTCGTGTTCGCCTGGCTGCCGGCCGACGAAGTGCTGCTGCGGCAAATGCACTTGCGGCGCTATTTCAAATGCTTCCCTTACGCCAGTTGCGTGCCGTTCGGCCGCTCGGGCGGTGCGCAAAGCGGGTTGTTGTGGCGTGTGGCCGGCTACGAGCGCGCCGACGACGCGCTGCAGCAGGAGATCGAAACCCTGTTTGGATTGGCCGGCGCGCCGCAGGCCAAAGTGCTGAGCTATCGCGATCGCCAGCGCGGCACGATGCGACGCCTGCGCATCGAAGACGGCACGCTGCAGGCAGTCTCGCTGGCTGGCGACGTCAGCGCGGCGGGCTGGCTGCGCGAAATGCTGGAGAGCGCTCAGACGACCTCCACGCTGGGGCGCCTGCTGCTGTTGCCCAGCCGTACCGCGCCGGCCGGCGTGCAGCCGCGCGGCAAGACCGTATGCAACTGCAACGGCGTCACCGAGACCCAGATCAACGCCTGTCTGGCCGATCGGCAGGGCCCGCCCGAAGCCCGGCTGCGCGCGTTGCAGGACGCGCTCAAGTGCGGCACGACGTGTGGCTCCTGCCTGCCGGAATTGCGCCGCATGGTAGCGCCGGCAGTCACGCCATGA
- the nirD gene encoding nitrite reductase small subunit NirD, whose product MAMLDDNWLAICQIDDIPVLGARLLRRANHSDIAIFRNAEDRVFAVLDRCPHKGGPLSQGIVHGERVSCPLHGWQIGLDDGCALDPDVGCAQTFAVQCDERTVYMLRSELSQPEAAENTQALAASGA is encoded by the coding sequence ATTGCAATGCTTGACGACAACTGGCTGGCCATTTGCCAAATCGACGACATCCCCGTGCTGGGCGCGCGTTTGCTCAGGCGTGCCAACCATAGCGATATCGCGATCTTCCGCAATGCCGAAGATCGCGTGTTCGCGGTACTCGACCGCTGCCCGCACAAGGGCGGCCCGCTCTCGCAAGGCATCGTGCACGGCGAGCGCGTGTCCTGTCCGTTGCACGGCTGGCAAATCGGCCTGGACGACGGCTGTGCGCTCGACCCGGACGTCGGTTGCGCGCAAACCTTCGCGGTGCAGTGCGACGAACGCACTGTGTACATGCTGCGCAGCGAATTATCCCAACCCGAGGCCGCGGAAAACACGCAAGCGCTCGCGGCCAGTGGGGCGTGA